One part of the Sorangiineae bacterium MSr11954 genome encodes these proteins:
- a CDS encoding DNA topoisomerase IV subunit A — MAAKKAPSRAKATDKDVRTLEKIEKLAQSALRTVEKKENPALSIRMRALSNVSFNEKKRIIELGGKTQSREFFNTAMARKFMQTFLVARGCKTLIDEGKTVSIRQMFYMTKHTLQGTSENTFEDQSESDPIIEDLEVTIDALREELHLFANKRGLVVGALTVNDAGDEIDLTRMGRGGWGIPSICEDDQLKFVRNKAEFILCVEKQAVWHRLNEDRFWEKHKCILMTTEGQAARGSRRLLQRMASELKLPIYVLVDNDPWGLYIYSVLKQGSINLAYESMRMAVPGVRFLGMSSFDYKKFTLPKAVEIKLSKEDIARAEQMKAYPWFKDKKWQLEIQELLKNGFKMEVDALLTKSISFITEEYIPKKLRDKDYLQ, encoded by the coding sequence ATGGCGGCCAAGAAAGCACCCAGCAGGGCCAAGGCAACCGACAAGGACGTTCGCACGCTCGAGAAGATCGAGAAGCTCGCCCAGTCGGCCCTGCGCACCGTCGAGAAGAAGGAGAACCCTGCGCTCTCGATCCGCATGCGCGCCCTCTCCAACGTCTCGTTCAACGAGAAGAAGCGCATCATCGAGCTGGGCGGAAAGACCCAGTCGCGCGAGTTCTTCAACACGGCCATGGCGCGCAAGTTCATGCAGACGTTCCTCGTCGCGCGCGGCTGCAAGACCCTCATCGACGAGGGCAAGACGGTCAGCATCCGTCAGATGTTCTACATGACCAAGCACACCCTCCAGGGCACCTCGGAGAACACCTTCGAGGACCAGAGCGAGAGCGATCCGATCATCGAAGATCTGGAGGTCACCATCGACGCCCTGCGCGAAGAGCTGCACCTCTTCGCCAACAAGCGCGGTCTGGTGGTCGGCGCCCTCACCGTGAACGACGCGGGCGACGAGATCGACCTCACCCGCATGGGCCGCGGCGGCTGGGGTATCCCCAGCATCTGCGAGGACGATCAGCTCAAGTTCGTGCGCAACAAGGCCGAGTTCATCTTGTGCGTCGAGAAGCAAGCCGTCTGGCACCGCCTCAACGAGGACCGCTTCTGGGAAAAGCACAAGTGCATCCTGATGACCACCGAGGGCCAAGCGGCCCGCGGCTCCCGGCGCTTGCTGCAGCGCATGGCCAGCGAGCTCAAACTCCCCATTTACGTATTGGTCGATAATGACCCGTGGGGGCTCTACATCTACTCGGTGCTCAAGCAAGGCTCGATCAACCTGGCCTACGAGTCGATGCGCATGGCGGTGCCGGGTGTTCGCTTCTTGGGAATGAGCTCGTTCGACTACAAAAAGTTCACATTGCCAAAAGCGGTGGAAATCAAGCTCTCGAAAGAGGACATCGCCCGCGCCGAGCAGATGAAGGCGTATCCCTGGTTCAAGGACAAGAAGTGGCAGCTCGAGATCCAGGAGCTGCTCAAGAACGGCTTCAAGATGGAGGTCGACGCCCTGCTCACCAAGAGCATCTCCTTCATCACGGAGGAGTACATCCCCAAGAAGCTGCGCGACAAAGACTACCTCCAGTAG
- a CDS encoding TerB family tellurite resistance protein → MVSAFVFISAVPEQQAGLLHTISERPEVIEGYRLASGEWVVRLVCPELSGVHQFVADQLRNEGVEIRIERVDATLKAAPPTDKGAQPPPPPPRTGSSRFVERESSGTREALEEGALPADDAVYAADEDAPAALDAPAPPSVVPPSRSSGSHARPLTNRERDVIRALAAVVWVDGHADPSELQIVDQVIAGYAVNAEQRKELRDFVREERALDSDMALERLSAEDRELLLTNAAIITHADGVQLPSEKTILSRLGKLLGYSEEQATVIVKSAVEEGAISLSSRVLEEEPE, encoded by the coding sequence ATGGTGTCGGCGTTCGTCTTCATCTCCGCGGTGCCCGAGCAGCAAGCCGGGTTGTTGCACACCATTTCCGAGCGACCCGAGGTGATCGAAGGCTACCGTCTTGCCTCGGGCGAATGGGTCGTGCGCCTCGTTTGTCCCGAGCTCTCGGGCGTGCACCAGTTCGTGGCCGATCAACTCCGCAACGAGGGCGTGGAGATCCGCATCGAGCGGGTCGACGCCACCCTCAAAGCCGCGCCGCCGACCGACAAAGGCGCGCAGCCGCCCCCGCCGCCCCCGCGCACGGGCTCCAGCCGCTTCGTGGAGCGCGAAAGCAGCGGCACCCGCGAAGCCCTCGAGGAAGGCGCCCTCCCCGCCGACGACGCGGTCTACGCCGCCGACGAGGACGCGCCCGCCGCGCTCGATGCGCCGGCCCCGCCGAGCGTCGTTCCGCCAAGCCGCTCCAGCGGATCGCACGCCCGCCCGCTCACCAACCGCGAGCGCGACGTGATCCGCGCCCTGGCCGCCGTCGTCTGGGTCGACGGGCACGCCGATCCGTCCGAGCTGCAGATCGTCGATCAGGTCATCGCCGGCTACGCCGTGAACGCGGAGCAGCGCAAAGAGCTGCGGGACTTCGTGCGCGAAGAGCGCGCGCTCGATAGCGATATGGCGCTCGAGCGGCTGAGCGCCGAGGATCGCGAGCTGCTCCTGACGAATGCGGCCATCATCACCCACGCCGATGGCGTGCAGCTCCCCTCCGAGAAGACGATCCTGTCGCGGCTCGGCAAGTTGCTCGGTTACTCCGAGGAGCAGGCCACGGTGATCGTAAAATCGGCCGTGGAGGAGGGCGCCATCAGCTTGTCGAGCCGGGTGCTCGAAGAAGAGCCCGAATAA
- a CDS encoding DNA topoisomerase VI subunit B, translating to MPKRASKAAAPEERATPEESPVSDETSPPSRPARRATAEAMASRQREISVSEFFTKNRHLLGFDNPAKALLTTVKEAVDNSLDACEEAGILPELIVEVKEVGSSSGPSGASRFRVSIEDNGPGIVKPQIAKIFAKLLYGSKFHRLKQSRGQQGIGISAAGLYGQLTTGKPVVIVSKIGKGRPAHRIELRIDTKRNHPDVLKDEIVDWDKEHGTRVEIELVAAYRGGRTGVEAYLEQTVVANPHLGLTFHPPKGEVISFPRVANELPREAEEIKPHPHGVELGMLLRMLHDSPGKSVKQVLMDDFSRISAALAEQVCVLAKVNPKTPAATIVGDDVDRLHKALAEVKVKAPSASCVVPIGEELLIEGLKRRFKEAFYVSTTRPPAVYRGNPFVVEVGLAYGGPDLPPDDPADVMRFANRVPLQYQPKACAISEAIYETNWRSYELQQPRGSLPVGPLAVVVHLASVWVPFTSEAKEAVAHYDELLREMRLAVQECGRKLGAHLRARERAQSEQKRLSLFQRYIPEVAEAIGAILAKPKDNVQQTFYSALPSFVRIVEEKPEVKAEDPSAAAPSVPPPPPSDSGEPPAPVAARAKKGAAPSPKAAAKKGAPAPAKGESDVKAAPAAKKGAPAPAKGESDVKAAPAAKKGAAAAKGELDVKAAPAAKKGAPAPAKGESDVKAAPAAKKGAAAAKGESDVKAAPAAKKGAAAAKGESDGKAAPAAKGAPVAKTAPAAKVTVESTPAAKAAAVAKAAPAKSAPAAKAAPAKSAPAAKAAPPAKATAKSAPAAKATPAKAAPTKTAPAAKPAPAAKPAPAAKAAPPAKTASKAPAKAKPTAGKPTAPAKPPHPKKRGPVALQP from the coding sequence ATGCCGAAGAGAGCCTCCAAAGCCGCCGCGCCGGAAGAACGGGCCACGCCGGAAGAGAGCCCGGTCTCGGACGAGACCTCCCCCCCGAGCCGCCCCGCTCGAAGAGCCACCGCGGAAGCGATGGCCTCGCGCCAGCGCGAAATTTCGGTGAGCGAGTTCTTTACGAAGAATCGGCATTTGCTCGGCTTCGACAACCCGGCCAAAGCGCTGCTGACCACCGTGAAAGAGGCGGTCGACAACTCGCTCGACGCCTGCGAGGAAGCGGGCATCCTGCCGGAGCTCATCGTCGAGGTGAAAGAGGTGGGGAGCTCCTCGGGGCCCTCCGGCGCCTCGCGCTTTCGCGTATCCATCGAGGACAACGGTCCGGGCATCGTCAAGCCGCAGATCGCCAAGATCTTCGCCAAGCTTTTGTACGGGTCCAAGTTCCACCGCCTCAAGCAGTCGCGCGGGCAGCAGGGCATCGGCATCAGCGCGGCGGGCTTGTACGGGCAGCTCACCACGGGAAAGCCCGTGGTCATCGTCTCCAAGATCGGCAAAGGCCGGCCCGCGCACCGCATCGAGCTTCGCATCGACACCAAGCGCAATCACCCCGACGTGCTCAAAGACGAGATCGTCGATTGGGACAAAGAGCACGGCACCCGCGTGGAGATCGAGCTGGTGGCGGCCTACCGCGGCGGACGCACCGGGGTGGAGGCGTACCTCGAGCAAACGGTGGTGGCCAACCCGCACCTGGGGCTGACCTTTCATCCGCCCAAGGGCGAGGTCATCTCTTTTCCGCGCGTGGCCAACGAGCTCCCGCGCGAGGCGGAGGAGATCAAGCCGCACCCGCACGGGGTGGAGCTGGGGATGCTCCTGCGCATGCTGCACGACTCGCCCGGCAAGTCCGTGAAGCAGGTGCTGATGGATGACTTTTCGCGCATCAGCGCGGCGCTGGCGGAGCAGGTGTGCGTGCTCGCCAAGGTGAACCCGAAGACCCCGGCGGCCACCATCGTGGGCGACGACGTGGATCGTCTGCACAAGGCGTTGGCCGAGGTCAAGGTCAAGGCGCCCTCCGCGTCGTGCGTCGTGCCCATCGGGGAAGAGCTGCTCATCGAGGGCCTCAAACGGCGCTTCAAGGAAGCCTTCTACGTGTCCACCACGCGCCCGCCCGCCGTCTACCGCGGCAACCCGTTCGTGGTCGAGGTGGGGCTGGCCTACGGCGGACCCGATCTCCCGCCGGACGATCCGGCCGACGTGATGCGCTTCGCCAACCGGGTGCCGTTGCAATACCAGCCCAAGGCGTGCGCCATCAGCGAGGCCATTTACGAGACGAACTGGCGCTCGTACGAGCTGCAGCAGCCGCGCGGGTCCTTGCCCGTGGGTCCTCTGGCGGTGGTCGTGCACCTGGCGAGCGTATGGGTTCCGTTCACCAGCGAGGCGAAAGAGGCCGTCGCCCACTACGACGAGCTTTTGCGCGAGATGCGGCTGGCCGTTCAAGAGTGCGGCCGCAAGCTGGGTGCCCATTTGCGGGCGCGCGAGCGCGCCCAGAGCGAGCAAAAGCGTTTGAGCTTGTTCCAGCGCTACATTCCGGAGGTCGCGGAGGCCATTGGGGCCATCCTCGCGAAGCCGAAGGACAACGTGCAGCAGACCTTCTACTCGGCGCTCCCCAGCTTCGTTCGCATCGTCGAAGAAAAGCCGGAGGTGAAAGCGGAAGATCCCTCCGCCGCCGCGCCCAGCGTCCCCCCACCGCCGCCCAGCGACTCGGGCGAGCCTCCGGCGCCAGTCGCCGCACGGGCGAAGAAAGGTGCGGCACCTTCGCCCAAGGCCGCAGCGAAGAAGGGCGCGCCCGCACCGGCGAAGGGCGAGTCGGACGTGAAAGCTGCGCCTGCGGCGAAGAAGGGCGCGCCTGCACCGGCGAAGGGCGAGTCGGACGTGAAAGCTGCGCCTGCGGCGAAGAAGGGGGCGGCTGCCGCGAAGGGCGAGTTGGACGTGAAGGCTGCGCCTGCGGCGAAGAAGGGCGCGCCTGCACCGGCGAAGGGCGAGTCGGACGTGAAAGCTGCGCCTGCGGCGAAGAAGGGGGCGGCTGCGGCGAAGGGCGAGTCGGACGTGAAGGCTGCGCCTGCGGCGAAGAAGGGGGCGGCTGCGGCGAAGGGCGAGTCGGATGGGAAGGCTGCGCCTGCGGCGAAGGGCGCACCGGTCGCGAAGACGGCGCCCGCCGCGAAGGTGACAGTGGAGTCCACACCGGCCGCGAAGGCGGCGGCTGTTGCGAAGGCGGCACCGGCGAAATCCGCGCCTGCCGCGAAGGCGGCACCGGCGAAATCCGCGCCCGCCGCGAAGGCGGCACCGCCCGCGAAGGCCACGGCCAAGTCCGCGCCCGCCGCGAAGGCGACACCGGCGAAGGCTGCACCGACGAAGACGGCGCCCGCCGCGAAGCCCGCGCCCGCCGCGAAGCCCGCGCCCGCCGCGAAGGCGGCACCGCCCGCAAAAACCGCCAGCAAGGCTCCCGCAAAGGCCAAACCCACCGCGGGCAAGCCCACCGCACCCGCCAAACCCCCGCACCCCAAAAAACGCGGCCCCGTGGCGCTGCAACCCTGA
- a CDS encoding amidohydrolase family protein, whose translation MSAAFDVIIRGGRWFDGTGAPSAVRHLGIRGGCVAAVSEDPLPEDGCPSVIDARGKWVLPGFVDIHTHYDAEILAAPGLRESVRHGVTSVFVGSCSISTVHSTPLDCADFFSRVEAVPREHVLALLERHKTWDSAGGYVRFLESLPLGPNVAAFLGHSDLRTSVMGLGRAVDSAELPTDAEMRRMEALLDDALGEGFLGLSTMTNPWDKLDGDRYRSKSLPSTFAGWAEYKRFNRILRRTGRVLQSAPNITTKVNAVRFFWESMALFGRKKLKTTLLTAADAKSTPFLARALCAVARFFNRFTGADFRWQHLPVPFEVYADGIDLVVFEEFGAGRAALHLKDGVERDALLSDTSYRRAFRRDYEKRFSPRVWHRDFFDAHIVACPDPSVVGKSFGQVAEERGIHPVDAFLDLVVAHGTRVRWKTTIANHRPEVLDLLSADPAIQMGFADSGAHLRNMAFYNFPIRLLRRVKDAEQRGRPFMSLERAVHRLTGELGAWYGIHAGTLRRGDRADVVVIDPEGLDAKVDGYYEEPVPEYGGLSRMVNRSDAAVLATLVGGRLVYAGGKFVPGYGETLRTGSFLRVGEGPPPSAASDEKPAASGARERGGQGHAAREHAA comes from the coding sequence ATGAGCGCTGCGTTCGACGTCATCATCCGGGGTGGTCGATGGTTCGACGGGACGGGGGCACCGTCCGCCGTGCGTCACCTTGGGATTCGCGGAGGGTGCGTGGCGGCGGTCTCGGAGGATCCTCTCCCCGAGGACGGCTGTCCCTCCGTCATCGACGCCCGTGGCAAATGGGTGTTACCGGGATTCGTTGACATTCACACCCATTACGACGCGGAGATCCTGGCGGCGCCGGGGCTTCGCGAGTCGGTGCGGCATGGGGTGACCAGCGTCTTCGTCGGGAGCTGCTCGATCTCCACCGTGCACTCCACGCCGCTCGACTGCGCGGACTTTTTCAGCCGGGTGGAGGCGGTGCCGCGCGAGCACGTGCTCGCCCTGCTCGAGCGCCACAAGACATGGGACAGCGCGGGCGGGTACGTGCGCTTTCTCGAGTCGCTGCCGCTCGGCCCCAATGTGGCGGCCTTTCTGGGCCACTCGGATCTGCGCACCTCGGTGATGGGCCTGGGGCGCGCGGTCGATTCCGCGGAGCTCCCCACGGACGCCGAAATGCGCCGCATGGAGGCGCTGCTCGACGACGCGTTGGGCGAAGGCTTTTTGGGCCTGTCGACCATGACCAACCCCTGGGACAAGCTCGACGGCGATCGGTACCGCTCCAAGTCGCTCCCGTCCACGTTCGCCGGGTGGGCCGAGTACAAGCGCTTCAACCGCATCTTGCGGCGCACGGGGCGGGTTCTGCAGAGCGCCCCCAACATCACCACCAAGGTCAACGCCGTTCGCTTCTTCTGGGAGAGCATGGCGCTGTTCGGCCGCAAGAAGCTGAAGACCACCTTGCTCACCGCCGCCGACGCCAAGTCGACTCCCTTTCTGGCGCGCGCGCTGTGCGCGGTGGCGCGGTTCTTCAATCGCTTTACGGGCGCGGATTTTCGCTGGCAGCATCTGCCGGTTCCCTTCGAGGTCTACGCCGACGGCATCGATCTCGTCGTGTTCGAGGAGTTCGGGGCAGGGCGGGCGGCCTTGCACCTCAAAGACGGCGTGGAGCGCGACGCGCTCCTTTCCGATACCAGCTACCGCCGCGCGTTCCGGCGCGACTACGAGAAGCGCTTCTCGCCGCGCGTCTGGCATCGGGATTTCTTCGATGCGCACATCGTGGCGTGCCCGGATCCGTCGGTGGTGGGCAAGTCGTTCGGGCAGGTGGCCGAGGAGCGAGGCATCCACCCGGTGGACGCGTTCCTCGATCTGGTGGTCGCGCATGGAACGCGCGTCCGCTGGAAGACCACCATCGCCAACCACCGACCCGAGGTGCTCGACCTCCTGAGCGCCGATCCGGCCATTCAAATGGGCTTCGCCGACTCCGGCGCCCACCTTCGGAACATGGCCTTCTACAATTTTCCCATTCGCTTGCTCCGGCGCGTGAAAGACGCCGAGCAGCGCGGGCGGCCCTTCATGTCGCTCGAGCGGGCGGTGCACCGGCTCACGGGGGAGCTGGGCGCTTGGTACGGGATCCACGCGGGCACCTTGCGAAGAGGCGATCGCGCCGACGTCGTGGTGATCGATCCCGAGGGCCTCGACGCCAAGGTCGATGGCTATTACGAAGAGCCCGTGCCCGAGTACGGCGGCCTTTCCCGCATGGTGAACCGCAGCGATGCCGCGGTGCTGGCGACCTTGGTGGGCGGCCGCCTCGTGTACGCGGGTGGGAAATTCGTCCCCGGCTACGGCGAGACCTTGCGAACCGGTTCGTTCTTGCGCGTGGGGGAGGGGCCGCCGCCCTCCGCCGCGTCGGACGAAAAGCCGGCCGCGAGCGGTGCGCGCGAGCGCGGGGGGCAGGGGCACGCGGCGCGGGAGCACGCCGCGTGA